One segment of Aquimarina sp. BL5 DNA contains the following:
- a CDS encoding 3-deoxy-D-manno-octulosonic acid transferase: MNFLYNLLISAFNALLPIIGLISPKLTLFAKGRRTVFEVLAKSINKEDKVIWFHCASLGEYEQGVPVMEEVKKKYPTHILLVTFFSPSGYEVKKNSTLADVIVYLPIDTKANASRFVKLVNPQLAIFVKYEFWPNYLKKLKSNDIPIAIISATFRKDQAFFKWYGGFMRSALKTVDHFFVQDTTSQQLLNQVGFDNVTISGDTRFDRVSHQIEMDNQVDFISEFIGDRLCIVIGSSWSEDEEVFIDFVNQASDDLCFIIAPHEIKENGVQALKKKLKHKTVLFSEKEGKKMSEYKVFIMNTIGYLSRVYSYGDIAYVGGAMGTSGLHNILEPATFGIPIIIGKNFEKFREAKQLQKLAGLFSVANATEFTNILNKLIDNKKFRQQTGMISGHFINSNTGATNRIVKYLIEKIDKF, translated from the coding sequence TTGAATTTTTTATATAATCTTCTTATCTCAGCATTCAATGCGTTGCTTCCGATTATAGGATTAATAAGTCCAAAACTTACACTGTTTGCAAAAGGAAGGAGAACAGTGTTCGAGGTATTAGCAAAAAGTATAAATAAAGAGGATAAAGTGATTTGGTTTCACTGTGCGTCATTAGGAGAATACGAGCAAGGGGTTCCTGTAATGGAAGAGGTTAAGAAAAAGTACCCTACTCATATCTTATTAGTTACTTTTTTTTCCCCATCAGGGTATGAAGTGAAAAAAAATAGTACCCTTGCGGATGTTATTGTTTACTTGCCAATAGATACTAAAGCGAATGCTAGTAGATTTGTGAAATTGGTAAACCCACAACTTGCTATTTTTGTGAAGTATGAGTTTTGGCCTAATTATTTGAAGAAGCTAAAATCTAACGATATTCCTATTGCCATAATTTCTGCCACATTTCGAAAAGATCAAGCATTTTTTAAGTGGTATGGTGGTTTTATGCGATCAGCTTTAAAAACGGTGGATCATTTTTTCGTACAGGATACTACTTCACAACAATTATTAAATCAAGTTGGGTTTGATAATGTTACTATAAGTGGTGATACACGTTTTGATAGAGTATCACATCAAATAGAAATGGATAATCAAGTAGATTTTATTTCAGAATTTATTGGAGATAGACTATGTATAGTTATAGGAAGTTCCTGGTCAGAAGATGAAGAAGTATTTATAGATTTTGTAAACCAGGCTTCGGATGATTTGTGTTTTATCATTGCGCCACATGAAATAAAAGAGAATGGGGTACAAGCGCTAAAAAAGAAGCTGAAACACAAAACGGTTCTTTTTTCTGAAAAAGAAGGAAAAAAAATGAGTGAATATAAGGTGTTTATTATGAATACAATTGGGTATTTATCACGAGTCTATAGTTATGGAGACATTGCTTATGTTGGTGGAGCGATGGGAACATCTGGATTGCATAATATTCTAGAACCTGCAACTTTCGGAATCCCTATTATAATTGGTAAGAATTTTGAAAAATTCAGAGAAGCGAAACAACTCCAGAAGTTAGCAGGGTTATTTTCGGTAGCTAATGCAACCGAGTTTACTAATATCCTGAACAAATTAATCGATAATAAAAAATTCAGACAACAGACAGGTATGATTTCCGGTCATTTTATCAATAGCAATACAGGAGCAACAAATAGGATCGTTAAATATTTAATTGAGAAAATAGATAAATTCTAA
- a CDS encoding deoxynucleoside kinase: MHVAIAGNIGAGKTTLTKLLAKHYRWEPQFEDVLENPYLEDFYNKMERWSFNLQIYFLNSRFRQILEIRESGKDIIQDRTIYEDAYIFAPNLHAMGLMTNRDFENYKSLFDLMESVVEGPDLLIYLRSSIPNLVSQIHKRGREYENTISIDYLSRLNERYEAWAHGYDKGNLLIVDVDHLNFVDNPEDLGNIINRIDAELNGLFQK; this comes from the coding sequence ATGCATGTAGCCATTGCTGGAAATATTGGTGCCGGAAAAACAACATTAACCAAACTATTGGCCAAACATTATCGATGGGAACCTCAATTCGAAGATGTATTGGAAAATCCTTATCTAGAGGATTTTTATAATAAAATGGAGCGTTGGTCATTTAATCTACAAATCTATTTCCTGAATAGTCGTTTTAGACAAATTCTTGAGATTCGTGAAAGTGGAAAAGATATCATTCAGGACAGAACGATCTATGAAGATGCTTACATATTCGCTCCTAACCTTCACGCAATGGGATTAATGACGAATCGTGATTTCGAAAACTACAAATCTCTATTTGATTTAATGGAAAGTGTGGTAGAAGGCCCTGATTTACTTATTTATTTACGAAGCAGTATTCCTAATCTTGTGTCTCAAATTCATAAACGCGGTCGCGAATATGAAAATACAATTAGCATAGATTATCTCAGCCGACTAAACGAAAGATACGAAGCGTGGGCTCATGGCTATGATAAAGGCAATCTACTTATTGTGGATGTGGATCATCTTAATTTTGTGGACAATCCAGAAGATCTTGGTAATATTATAAACCGTATTGATGCAGAATTAAACGGATTATTCCAGAAATAA
- a CDS encoding DUF2461 domain-containing protein encodes MNFNDLFQFLSELQQNNNKEWMDANRKWYQKIRNSFIDWLDHLDTEFAKIDPDYYPTSGKKGINRINNNLLFHPNKPVYKDHFAAGLDQRSKQGDFYIQIGINDCELAGGYWKPDNKILNSIREAIDYNGDELLKIINKKTFRKTFGQLYDDGDSLKKAPKGYTMDHQHIDLLRRKTIAVIHPLTKEEILQGNFNERVIEVYKEMLPFRRYLNEAVTV; translated from the coding sequence ATGAATTTCAATGACTTATTTCAATTTCTTTCTGAATTGCAACAAAACAACAACAAAGAATGGATGGATGCTAACCGAAAATGGTACCAAAAAATTCGTAATTCTTTTATCGACTGGTTGGATCATTTAGATACAGAATTTGCTAAAATTGATCCCGATTATTATCCGACATCTGGCAAAAAGGGAATTAACAGAATTAATAATAATCTTCTTTTTCACCCTAACAAACCAGTTTACAAAGATCACTTTGCCGCCGGATTAGATCAACGATCCAAGCAAGGAGACTTTTACATACAAATTGGCATCAACGATTGCGAACTGGCGGGAGGTTATTGGAAACCGGATAATAAAATCCTAAATAGTATTCGTGAAGCAATTGACTATAATGGAGATGAATTACTTAAGATCATAAATAAAAAAACTTTTCGAAAAACATTTGGCCAATTATACGATGATGGAGATTCTTTAAAAAAAGCTCCCAAAGGATATACAATGGATCACCAGCACATAGACTTATTACGCCGTAAAACTATTGCTGTTATTCATCCTTTGACAAAAGAAGAAATTCTACAAGGTAATTTTAATGAAAGAGTAATTGAAGTATATAAAGAAATGCTTCCTTTTAGAAGATACTTAAATGAGGCAGTAACGGTTTAG
- a CDS encoding T9SS type A sorting domain-containing protein, which yields MKLKTTLIALFSCAILCSQNFVEVQLPKPDQLSPFFIGPLFKSTIHHGVTPPNYNGKVILFNHGYIDLNQTQFLFDNNFYQKTYDEGYQAVFVATTRGGGIWVNGELLAESIDIITEKYNVTDVSIIAHSNGGKAAEAAMIQYGKKDKVQQVFALGTPYWGTYLADISQMPWLNWAWRLTGLNEGARTSTTYYCRDVVRPYLDNNPNNEPEKFVVLGASGYFNGSNLLARAAFTATGGILLPVQGANDGVAPYRSTLRPGAEYVFRKNDFRAFFDHIDVSLGQFSWPYVKSYLQNRSRNSNQTFETETPANFITESNYYIIHSENEYDKVLLDKNSSFAVAEILHEKPTAEFQGFDQDQKKISTLKSHNQEDHKTVIPFSESNIQLKSDSRFAAFIRQNNGITMSLEHQIKNNYPTLKVDIFSKKKNSELLVNTEIRGVITKTSKIDGTSLKNDPEVITFHKKDGSFYFDTKNLDEGVYSLFLNSESNGNFKRSIISGFVVGDINKALNMDEGASDIFNKTEKSMKITPNSVKNYALLSLEGYNISDKISIDIYDVTGKKIMDFVVPVNQNSQYNISENLQLLSGGIYLLQVNKKETIKFVKK from the coding sequence ATGAAATTAAAAACTACTTTAATTGCATTGTTTTCCTGTGCAATATTATGCTCCCAGAATTTTGTAGAAGTTCAACTCCCAAAACCAGATCAACTTAGTCCTTTTTTTATAGGACCTCTTTTTAAATCTACAATTCACCACGGTGTTACTCCACCTAATTATAATGGAAAAGTGATTCTATTTAATCATGGATATATCGATCTAAATCAAACACAATTTCTATTTGATAACAATTTTTATCAAAAAACATATGATGAAGGGTATCAAGCGGTTTTTGTAGCCACTACAAGAGGTGGCGGTATATGGGTTAATGGAGAATTATTAGCCGAATCAATAGACATTATCACAGAAAAATATAATGTAACAGATGTATCCATTATAGCACATAGTAATGGTGGAAAAGCTGCAGAAGCAGCCATGATACAATATGGAAAAAAGGATAAAGTGCAACAAGTTTTTGCGTTGGGCACTCCTTATTGGGGAACTTATTTGGCCGATATTTCCCAAATGCCTTGGTTAAATTGGGCCTGGCGACTAACAGGGTTAAACGAAGGAGCAAGAACATCAACAACATATTACTGTAGAGATGTAGTGCGCCCTTATCTAGACAATAATCCTAATAACGAACCTGAAAAATTTGTAGTATTAGGGGCATCTGGATATTTTAATGGATCCAACCTACTTGCCAGAGCAGCTTTTACGGCTACAGGCGGAATTTTACTTCCAGTGCAAGGAGCTAATGATGGTGTCGCTCCTTATCGAAGTACGCTTAGACCTGGTGCAGAATATGTATTCAGGAAAAATGATTTTCGAGCCTTTTTTGATCATATTGATGTAAGTTTGGGACAGTTTAGTTGGCCATATGTAAAATCATATCTACAAAATCGCTCTCGCAATAGTAATCAAACTTTTGAAACGGAAACTCCTGCCAATTTTATCACAGAAAGCAATTATTATATCATTCATTCAGAAAACGAGTATGATAAAGTATTATTAGACAAAAACTCCTCATTTGCAGTGGCAGAAATTCTTCATGAAAAACCAACGGCCGAATTTCAGGGTTTTGATCAGGATCAAAAAAAAATAAGCACACTAAAAAGTCATAATCAAGAGGATCATAAAACAGTGATTCCATTTTCTGAAAGTAATATTCAGCTGAAAAGTGATTCTCGTTTTGCCGCTTTTATCAGACAAAATAATGGAATTACCATGTCTTTAGAACATCAAATAAAAAACAACTATCCCACATTAAAAGTTGATATTTTTTCAAAGAAAAAAAATAGTGAATTACTTGTCAATACGGAAATACGTGGTGTAATTACCAAAACTTCTAAAATTGATGGAACTTCATTAAAAAATGATCCAGAAGTAATTACTTTCCATAAAAAGGATGGTAGTTTCTATTTTGACACTAAAAATCTTGATGAAGGTGTATACAGCCTATTTCTAAACTCAGAAAGTAACGGCAATTTTAAAAGGAGTATCATCTCTGGTTTTGTAGTTGGTGATATTAATAAAGCTTTGAATATGGATGAAGGAGCAAGTGATATCTTTAACAAAACTGAAAAATCTATGAAGATCACTCCAAATTCGGTTAAAAACTACGCTTTGTTATCACTTGAGGGATATAATATTTCTGATAAAATTTCAATAGACATTTACGATGTTACAGGTAAAAAGATTATGGATTTTGTTGTTCCTGTAAATCAAAATTCGCAGTATAACATATCGGAAAATCTACAACTATTATCTGGCGGTATATATCTTTTGCAGGTTAACAAAAAGGAGACTATAAAATTCGTAAAAAAATAA
- a CDS encoding response regulator transcription factor, translated as MDKIIEIVLAEDEPSLGQIIKESLETRNFKVHLAQNGEEAYSIYKSVAPKILVLDVMMPKKDGFTLAKQIRLEDDTIPIIFLTAKSQTQDVVEGFTIGGNDYLKKPFSMEELIVRINNLLHRTKTQQNSETLVIGKYIFDFPKQILNYEGKSHQLTHREAHLLFHLVKNKNQVLDRSMILKKLWGDDDFFNGRSMDVFITKLRKKLKQDDSIQIINVRGFGYKLVC; from the coding sequence ATGGATAAAATCATTGAAATAGTATTGGCTGAGGATGAGCCTTCATTAGGGCAAATTATCAAAGAAAGCTTAGAAACAAGAAACTTTAAAGTGCACCTTGCGCAAAACGGTGAAGAAGCCTATTCGATATATAAATCTGTTGCGCCAAAAATATTGGTGCTGGATGTAATGATGCCTAAAAAAGATGGATTTACTTTGGCCAAACAAATTCGATTAGAAGATGATACGATTCCTATTATATTCCTCACGGCTAAATCACAGACACAGGATGTTGTGGAAGGCTTCACAATTGGAGGCAACGACTATTTAAAGAAGCCTTTTAGCATGGAAGAACTTATAGTTAGAATCAACAATCTACTTCATAGAACTAAAACGCAACAAAATTCTGAAACACTTGTAATTGGTAAATATATTTTTGATTTCCCAAAACAGATCCTTAACTATGAAGGTAAATCTCATCAGCTTACCCATAGAGAAGCACATTTGTTATTTCATTTAGTAAAAAACAAAAACCAAGTATTAGACCGTTCTATGATTCTCAAAAAACTTTGGGGGGATGATGATTTCTTTAATGGTAGAAGTATGGATGTGTTTATCACCAAGCTAAGAAAAAAATTAAAACAAGACGATTCCATTCAGATTATTAATGTTAGAGGGTTTGGGTATAAATTAGTTTGTTAG
- a CDS encoding SNF2 helicase associated domain-containing protein: protein MDSFCICYNLVDHNNFPGIPPLPETYIVPVNNDRLGYVEKQATPQTLASFKIAYLETPHEQLLEICASLKIPVLEQQFRPAKKRKTFGLADILKDPKIKDVVINYINNKLSVFYALLIENQYAVVHNAQRKDPFEVHRLSIGASILNPILEFTKTDEGIDYAFSLKDGEKVIIPQNHSIQILLNEPSWITVNKSIYHISNLNANKLKPFFSKEKITIAKKHIKTYLDKVIIPVIKNVDVIANGFEIIIHKNIASYGIEIIQDFIKENYVAKVIFNYGQASFDYNSAKKTSSDVHFGENEEIQITQIKRDPNAEKEIIALLESKGLSINSNLLLELETSDDPLAIFNWVQTHHKELEKEGFEIILPDLENRSVNLDPHQIEIQNKKKMTGSMSKE from the coding sequence ATGGATTCATTTTGTATTTGTTATAATCTTGTAGATCATAATAATTTTCCTGGAATTCCCCCTTTACCAGAAACCTATATTGTACCTGTAAATAATGACCGCCTTGGTTATGTAGAAAAGCAGGCTACTCCTCAGACTTTAGCTAGTTTCAAAATAGCATACTTAGAGACACCGCATGAACAGTTGTTAGAAATATGTGCTAGTCTAAAAATTCCTGTTTTAGAACAGCAATTCAGACCAGCTAAAAAAAGAAAAACATTTGGTTTAGCGGATATCCTAAAAGATCCAAAAATCAAAGATGTAGTTATCAATTACATAAATAATAAGCTTTCTGTTTTTTATGCCCTTTTAATTGAGAACCAATATGCTGTAGTGCATAATGCTCAAAGAAAAGACCCTTTTGAAGTCCATAGATTATCAATTGGTGCTAGTATTCTCAATCCAATTTTAGAATTCACAAAAACAGATGAAGGAATAGATTATGCTTTTTCTTTAAAAGATGGAGAAAAAGTTATAATTCCTCAGAATCATAGCATTCAGATATTACTAAATGAACCTTCCTGGATTACAGTTAATAAATCTATTTACCATATTAGCAACTTAAATGCTAACAAATTAAAACCATTTTTCAGCAAGGAAAAGATTACTATTGCTAAAAAACATATTAAAACCTATCTAGATAAAGTTATTATTCCTGTTATAAAAAATGTAGATGTAATTGCGAATGGTTTTGAGATCATAATTCACAAAAACATAGCATCTTATGGAATAGAAATTATTCAGGATTTCATAAAAGAAAATTATGTTGCCAAGGTAATTTTTAATTATGGTCAAGCCTCTTTTGACTATAACAGTGCCAAAAAAACTTCCTCTGACGTACATTTTGGAGAAAATGAAGAAATTCAAATAACTCAGATCAAAAGAGATCCTAATGCCGAAAAAGAAATTATAGCTTTACTTGAATCTAAAGGACTATCGATCAATAGTAATCTTTTGCTTGAGCTTGAAACTTCTGATGATCCATTAGCTATTTTTAATTGGGTTCAAACACATCATAAAGAACTAGAAAAAGAAGGGTTTGAGATAATACTTCCTGATCTGGAAAACAGATCGGTAAATCTTGATCCGCATCAGATCGAGATCCAAAACAAAAAAAAAATGACTGGTTCGATGTCAAAGGAGTAG
- a CDS encoding DegT/DnrJ/EryC1/StrS aminotransferase family protein, whose translation MKKIQMVDLKGQYEQIKERVDASILDVISNAAFINGPEVHSFQKELEEYLDVKHVIPCANGTDALQIAMMGLGLKPGDEVITADFTFAATVEVIALLQLTPVLVDVEPDSFNIDPNAIRKAITPNTKAIVPVHLFGQAANMDEIMEIAKEHNLYVIEDNAQGIGSSYKFADGKVAKTGTIGHVSSTSFFPSKNLGCYGDGGSIFTNDDDLAHTIRGIVNHGMYKRYHHDVVGVNSRLDSIQATVLRAKLPNLDSYNNARRMAARKYNKAFESVENIITPKVKGNSCGTSSDIICDSCNCHVFHQYTLRIINADRDALAKHLNDTGIPCGVYYPIPLHNQKAYRDERYNESDFPVTNQLVKEVISLPMHTELDDEQIDFITKTIIDFITK comes from the coding sequence ATGAAGAAGATTCAAATGGTTGACTTAAAGGGTCAATATGAACAAATAAAGGAGCGTGTGGATGCATCTATTCTCGATGTCATCTCCAATGCCGCATTTATAAATGGTCCGGAAGTACATAGTTTTCAAAAAGAATTGGAAGAATATCTGGATGTAAAACACGTAATTCCTTGCGCAAATGGGACAGATGCTTTGCAAATAGCGATGATGGGATTAGGCCTAAAACCGGGAGATGAAGTTATCACTGCGGATTTTACTTTTGCCGCTACTGTGGAAGTAATTGCATTGTTGCAGCTCACACCAGTTTTAGTAGATGTAGAACCGGATTCATTTAATATTGATCCAAATGCTATCCGTAAAGCTATCACTCCAAACACAAAAGCAATTGTTCCTGTTCATTTATTTGGTCAAGCTGCCAATATGGATGAAATTATGGAAATCGCCAAAGAGCATAATTTGTATGTAATAGAAGATAATGCACAAGGTATTGGTTCTAGTTATAAATTTGCAGATGGAAAAGTTGCCAAAACAGGAACTATTGGTCATGTGTCTTCTACTTCTTTTTTCCCTTCGAAAAATTTAGGATGTTACGGAGATGGTGGATCTATTTTCACTAATGATGATGATTTAGCACATACTATTCGTGGAATTGTGAATCACGGAATGTATAAAAGATATCATCACGATGTAGTTGGCGTTAATTCTAGATTAGATTCCATACAAGCTACAGTACTTAGAGCCAAACTACCTAATCTTGATTCTTATAATAATGCCAGAAGAATGGCAGCAAGAAAATATAACAAAGCTTTTGAAAGTGTAGAGAATATAATAACACCAAAAGTAAAAGGAAATAGTTGTGGAACTAGTTCAGATATAATTTGCGATTCATGTAACTGTCATGTATTTCATCAGTATACACTTCGTATCATCAATGCAGATCGTGATGCATTAGCAAAACATCTTAATGACACTGGAATTCCGTGTGGTGTATATTATCCTATACCTTTACACAATCAAAAAGCGTATCGTGATGAGCGTTATAATGAGTCTGATTTCCCCGTTACCAATCAACTTGTGAAAGAAGTCATTTCGTTACCTATGCATACAGAATTAGATGATGAACAAATTGATTTTATCACAAAAACTATTATCGATTTTATTACTAAATAA